In Rhodococcus qingshengii JCM 15477, the sequence GGTCGTCGGCGGCGGTGTTGAAGCGGCCGGTGCGACCGACCGCGAGAAGCACCAGTAGGTCGTCCGGGCTCAGTCCGAGTGTCATATCTGCATTTTTGCACCTATATGGTGCGAGATTTGTCATTGTCGTGCCAAGAATCTGCACCGATACTCATCGAGTCACAAAAAATGTGCGAGCGGTCACATTCCTGATCGTGAAGATCAGGCGAATCGCGAACTGAAGACGAGGGAGTCCACGATGAGCGTCGACAACATGCCGAAACCCGAGAGCCAAGCCCCACCATCGGGGCTGAAGAAGGTGGTCGGCGCCTCGATGGCGGGCACCGTGGTCGAGTGGTACGAGTTCTTTCTGTACGGCACGGCGGCCACGCTGGTCTTCAGCAAAGTCTTCTTTCCTGGCGGCGGCAACGAGCTGGATGCGATCATCGCGGCTTTCATCACCTACGCCGTCGGATTCGCCGCCCGGCCACTCGGCGGAATCGTCTTCGGATATTTCGGAGACAAGTTCGGCCGGAAGCAGTTGTTGCAGTTCAGTTTGCTGCTGGTCGGTGCCGCGACCTTCCTGATGGGCTGTCTACCGACATACGGTCAGATCGGCTACTGGGCGCCGGCACTGCTGGTCACGCTGCGCTTCATCCAAGGATTTGCTGTCGGCGGCGAATGGGGTGGGGCGGTACTCCTTGTCGCCGAGCACAGCCCGAATCGATCTCGCGGGTTCTGGTCGTCCTGGCCTCAGGCCGGCGTACCGATGGGCAACCTGGTGGCCACTGTCGTGCTGTTGATCCTGACGTCGACGCTCTCGGACGAATCCTTCATGAGTTGGGGCTGGCGCGTTGCCTTCTGGCTCTCCGCGGTGATCGTTCTGGTCGGGTACTACGTTCGGACCAAGGTCACCGACGCTCCCATTTTCATTGCGGCGCAGAAGGAAGCAGAACTGGTCAAGGCAACCTCGTACAGCGTTTTCGAGGTGGTCAAGCGTTACCCGCGCGGAGTGTTGACCGCGATGGGCCTGCGTTTCGCCGAAAACGTCATGTACTACCTTGTGGTGACATTCTCGATCACCTACCTCAAGGTCGTCGTTCATGCGGACACGGCGCACATCCTCTGGTGGATGCTGATGGCACATGCCGTGCACTTCGCAGTGATTCCGTTGGTAGGCAAACTGTCCGACACGATCGGTCGACGCCCGGTGTACATGATCGGCGCCGTCACCGCCGGAACATGGGGATTCTTCGCCTTTCCGATGATGAACAGCGGGCACAATGCAGTCATCTTGTCGGCAATCATCATCGGGCTTGTGTTCCACGCGTTCATGTACGCCGGCCAACCCGCGATCATGGCCGAGATGTTCCCGACCCGGATGCGCTATTCCGGTGTCTCCCTGGGATATCAGGTCACGTCGATCGTGGCAGGTTCACTGGCTCCGATCATCGCGACCGGACTGCTGAGCAAGTTCGACTCCTCGGTCCCCATCGCGATCTATCTCCTGCTGGCATCCCTGGTCACTATCGTCGCAGTCGTTTTCGCGCGGGAGACCAAGGGAATCTCGCTCGAGTCCGTCGATGCCGCCGACGCACGAGTGCTCGCCGACGAGCGGGCCGGTGTTTCCGCATGACGCTCTCCGGCAAAACGGCACTGGTCACCGGTGGTGCCAGCGGTATCGGCGAGGCGTGTGCTCGACTCCTTGCCGCCCGCGGCGCCCACGTCACCGTCGCTGATCTCGACGACGTCGCCGCGAAGGCGCTGGCCGACGAGATCGACGGCACTGCGTGGGCCGTCGATCTCCTCGACACCGACCAACTCGTGGATCTGGCACTCGAGACGGACGTACTTGTCAACAACGCCGGCATTCAACGGGTCAGTCCCATCGAGGATTTCGACGTCGAGGACTTCCGGAAGATTCAACGCCTCATGGTCGAAGCGCCGTTCCTCCTGGTCAGAGCGGCCCTGCCGTACATGTACCGCAAAGGATTCGGGCGCATCGTCAACATTTCCTCGGTCCACGGGCTCCGCGCTTCGGCATTCAAGAGTGCGTACGTCACGGCAAAGCACGGACTCGAAGGGCTGTCGAAAGTTGTTGCGCTCGAAGGTGCCCCACACGGTGTCACCAGTAACTGTGTCAATCCGGGCTACGTCCTGACACCACTCGTGCGATCCCAGATCTCCGACCAGGCAAAGGTTCACGGAATCAGTGAATCCGAGGTTGTCGAGAAGGTGATGCTCACCGAGAGCGCGATCAAACGGATGGTCGAGCCCGCAGAAGTGGCATCGCTGGTGGGGTGGCTGGCATCGCCCGAGGCGTCGATGGTGACGGGGGCTTCGTACACCATCGACGGCGGGTGGAGCGCCAGCTAGATCACTGGGGCTGCTGTGTTGTTCAAGCTGCCGGGTTCAGGCTTCGGGAATCTCGATTCCGAACTTCTCGCGGGTGATGACCTCGGGTTCGGGACCGCCGCGAACTCCGGTGTCGAGTGCGTCGATTGCGGAGAGTTCTTCGGCGGTGAGTTCGAAGTCGAACACGTCGAAGTTCTCCGCGATCCGCGAGGGAGTCACCGACTTGGGGATCACCTGGCGGCCCTGCTGGAGGTGCCAGCGCAGCATCACCTGTGCAGGCGACTTGCCGTGAGCGGTCGCGATGGCGCCGATGGTGGCGTCCTCGAGGGTCGAGCCGTGGGAGCCGTCGCGGTAGAACGTGATTCCGCCGATCGGTGACCATGCCTGAGACAGAATCCCGTGATCGGCGTCGGCCTCGAGCAAAGTCGACTGCCTGAAGTACGGATGAACCTCGATCTGGTTGACCGCCGGCACCACGGACGTTGCGTCCAGGAGTCGGGTGAGGTGATCCGGCATGAAGTTACTGACTCCGATGGCGCGGACCTTGCCGTCGGCCAGAAGCGTTTCCAATGCCCTGTACGCGTCGATCGTGCGCTCGAACTCGCTCGGCAACGCCTGATGGAGGATCAGGAGGTCGAGTTGTTCGACACCGAGTTTGCCTGCGCTCTTGTCGAGGGCATGCAGAGTCTCGTCGTATCCGTAGTCGGTGATCCAGACCTTCGACTCGACGAAGATGTCCGCGCGATCGAGTCCGGATCGCCGGATCGCCTCACCGACGCCCTTCTCGTTGCCGTAGGCCGCGGCAGTGTCGATATGGCGATAACCCGTCGACAGCGCGGACTCGACGGCGGCGAGTGTTTCGTCCGGCGGCGTCTGGTACACGCCGAAGCCAAGCGCGGGGATGTCGACGCCGTTGTTCAGTTTCAGACTCGGGATTCTCATGTCGTCCACGGTAGCGGCGGCCGGGGGTTCGGCGGGAGTGACTGCTCAGCCGGGTAACGGCAGTACCCCTTCAGGCCTGGGGCTTCGCGATCGGGGGACTCGTCAATGAGTGAGCACTATCTTCAACCCGACTATGAGGGTGGCGACGGCAGCGAGGCCGAACGCTGCCAGATGGGTGTTCGTACTGACTTTCTCGCCGTGCAGTCGGCTGATCACGTAACTGGTGGAACCGATCCGCAGGATCAAGACGATTTCCGCGATCAACTGCGCCGTCCGTGGTTCCAGGAAGTTGAACCACGCCGTCGCGAGAATGACGACAGGAACAACCGCAGAGGTGAGGATCGGGACGGAATCGCGAAGAGAGTCGATTCTCTCCGCGGTCGTCAGTCGGCGATCGTTGCGAATGCTCTCGCCGACTCCCTCGGCAAATGTGTGGGCGATGTATGTCGACAATGCCGTGCCGACCACAATCGCGGCGCCGAGCGATTCCTGAGATTTCGTCACCGGTATGAGTGCGGCGAGGACAAGAATGTTGCCGTAGATGTACGCGGTGGTCCTCGCCGCCACACGTTCTTGTCCCAGCGGCGCACCGTGAGACGTGATCGGACGGTTCAGCAGGGTTCGCAGGTCCCACTCCATGTTCAGAGCATGGCAGATCAGACCCTGGGGCTGTAGTGCATCGGGTTATCTCGCTGCTCGAGCGGGGGCAGGTTGCGCGCCGGTGTGTGGACCAGTGGTGCATCGGCGGGGATTCGGCCGTCAGCTCGATCCCATCCCGCGCGAGCACGTGGCTGATACCGGTATCGCCACGGCACCAGACGGAAGACGGCGTTGACGGTGCGGCCGACAGCGTTGTGAATTTTCTGATCGCGACTGGTCCACGAGTAGCCGAGTAGGTCTCGAACCGGTTGGTCGTACATTCCGACCGTCAGCCACACGAATCCGCGGGCGAGGGGGATTCGGGCGAGCCGCCACAACGGATCGGGTAGCCACGTCATGTACGGGGGCTTGCCGAGTCCCGACAGGTCGAGGACGTCGCGGGTCGCCTTGTTGTCTTCGAGTACGTTGCGGCACATGTGGTCCCAGTACTCCTGAAATGCTTCCCAGGTCTCGGGAACAGGGCGCATGCTCATCCCGTACAGGCGGTACCACTGAATGTGCTCGGTGAAGAGCTGACGTTTCTGGGCCTCGGTCAAGCCACCGGAGAAGTTCTCGGCAGTGACGATGGTGCCCATGAAGAATGTTGCGTGCGCCCAGTAGAAAGTGTCGGGATCAAGTGCGTGATACCGACGCCCCAACTTGTCGACGCCCTTGATTCGTGTGTGATAGCCGCGGACTTCTTCGGCTGTCTGCTGCGCGCGATCGCCGTCGAAGACCACGCCTGCAATGGGATACAGCGAGCGGTACAGCCGTTCCCAGCGCTCGTCGAAGAACTGCGAGTGCTCCTCGACCCCGGCGCCGAGACCAGGGTGCATGTTTTGCATCGAACCTGCCCAGACACCTTGGAGCATCCCGCGCCAGTCGCCGAAATACTTCCAGGTCAGGGAATCCGGACCGAGGGGAACCGGGGTGCTGCTGTCGTCAAGTTGACTACGCATGTTGTCAGATTAGGATCGACAACAGCGGTAGTCAAGGATCGAATACCGGGTGCATTGAAGAACAAGTGTCGGCGAAGTGGGGAAGTTGTGAGCATCGAAGAACGCAGGGCCACTCGAAAGGCGACGTTGTTCGACGTCGGAGTGACACTGCTCGGTGCCGTCGACGGTCCGTCCGTCAATGTGCGTGCGGTCTGCAAGGCCGCCGGTTTGACCGAGCGGTACTTCTACGAAAGCTTCACCGATCGCGATCAGTACGTTGTCGCGGTCCACACGTTTGTCGCCGAGCGTGCGCAGTCGGCGCTTGCGTCGGCAGTGGAGTCGGAGACGACATCCGAGGCCGTCGCCACCGCTGCGGTCGACGCTTTCGTCAAGCTGATGGTCGACGATCCGGCGATGGGGAGAGTGCTCCTGATCGCCCCGCTCTCGGAACCCGTCCTGAGCGGCCGCGGTATCGAATCGATGCCGGCGTTCGTGGACCTCGTGTACGACCAGTTGTCCGAGATCGCTGATCCCGTGGACAAGCAACTGGTGGCAGTCGGACTGGTCGGGGCGTTGTTCACACTGTTCATCGGTTATCTGGACGGCACGATCGTCGTGGACCGTGATCGATTTGTCCGCCACTGTGTCAGGCTGCTGATCAACGCCAATCAGGCGTGAAGGGCTGGCAGGCCGGGCAGAAGAAGATATTTCGCTCGGTGAGCTGATCCGGTCCGAGGGTGTCTTCTCTGATGCGGGTTCCGCATCGGCGGCACGGTTTTCCGCGCCTGCCGTACACCCATGTCTGCCTACCTGGACGGGTGTCGCCGGTCGTGACCCGGATGCGACGCGACTTGTTGACGTTGATGGTGCGAAAAGACAGATCCACTATCGCGTCGAGATTCCCCGCGAGATGTGTCGGCGTTTTCGGGTGAATACCTCGTAGGAAGCAGATCTCGTTTCGGTACACGTTGCCCAGTCCGGCCATCACGCGCTGATCCAGGAGCGCGATTCCGATCGGTACGGAGTCGGCGGCCCGAAGATTTCGGGCGGCCACGGAACTGTCCCAATCGGTCCCGAGCAGATCCGGTCCGAGATGTCCGACGGCCTCCTGTTCCTGCCCGAGTTCGAGGATCTCGGTGATTCCCAGTGAAAAGCCAACTGCTACAGAGTCTTCGGTGGCCAAGATGATGCGCGCTTGATGGGCGGGTCGGCGCCAGCGCTCGCCGGGGCGATAAATCTGCCACTGACCTTCCATCTTCAGATGCGTGTGAATGGACGCTTCGCCCACTCGGATCAGGAGATGTTTTCCGCGGCTGGCGACGGAATCCACGCGATGGCCCGACAGATCAACCGTGGCGTAACGAGGAACGCGGACGTCGCAGGTGGTGAGTACCTTCTCGGCCAGGGCAGCGCGCAGTTCATTGGCGGCCCGCCACACGGTATCGCCCTCAGGCATGGTCGCCGCACCCACACTTCAGGATCTCAACTTCCACGATCTCAATCATCATGACCCCAATCCTCATGACCGCAACCGGAATCCGCGAGGGGTGGCCGCGAAGCCGGCTTCGACCAGGACCGGAGCAAAATCGTTGCCGTGGATGGTCTCTCCGTCGACCTTCTCAACTACCAACTTGTCGATGGCGCGAGAAGTCACCTTCTGAGCAAGTGACAGTGCTGCCAGGCGCAACGTTCCGCCGTCGTCGGTGAATGTCAGGATCGTGCGACCGCCGCGCTCGACGAACAGAACCAACTCACCCTCCACCAGAACTACCAGTGCGCC encodes:
- a CDS encoding MFS transporter translates to MSVDNMPKPESQAPPSGLKKVVGASMAGTVVEWYEFFLYGTAATLVFSKVFFPGGGNELDAIIAAFITYAVGFAARPLGGIVFGYFGDKFGRKQLLQFSLLLVGAATFLMGCLPTYGQIGYWAPALLVTLRFIQGFAVGGEWGGAVLLVAEHSPNRSRGFWSSWPQAGVPMGNLVATVVLLILTSTLSDESFMSWGWRVAFWLSAVIVLVGYYVRTKVTDAPIFIAAQKEAELVKATSYSVFEVVKRYPRGVLTAMGLRFAENVMYYLVVTFSITYLKVVVHADTAHILWWMLMAHAVHFAVIPLVGKLSDTIGRRPVYMIGAVTAGTWGFFAFPMMNSGHNAVILSAIIIGLVFHAFMYAGQPAIMAEMFPTRMRYSGVSLGYQVTSIVAGSLAPIIATGLLSKFDSSVPIAIYLLLASLVTIVAVVFARETKGISLESVDAADARVLADERAGVSA
- a CDS encoding 3-hydroxybutyrate dehydrogenase, coding for MTLSGKTALVTGGASGIGEACARLLAARGAHVTVADLDDVAAKALADEIDGTAWAVDLLDTDQLVDLALETDVLVNNAGIQRVSPIEDFDVEDFRKIQRLMVEAPFLLVRAALPYMYRKGFGRIVNISSVHGLRASAFKSAYVTAKHGLEGLSKVVALEGAPHGVTSNCVNPGYVLTPLVRSQISDQAKVHGISESEVVEKVMLTESAIKRMVEPAEVASLVGWLASPEASMVTGASYTIDGGWSAS
- a CDS encoding aldo/keto reductase; the protein is MRIPSLKLNNGVDIPALGFGVYQTPPDETLAAVESALSTGYRHIDTAAAYGNEKGVGEAIRRSGLDRADIFVESKVWITDYGYDETLHALDKSAGKLGVEQLDLLILHQALPSEFERTIDAYRALETLLADGKVRAIGVSNFMPDHLTRLLDATSVVPAVNQIEVHPYFRQSTLLEADADHGILSQAWSPIGGITFYRDGSHGSTLEDATIGAIATAHGKSPAQVMLRWHLQQGRQVIPKSVTPSRIAENFDVFDFELTAEELSAIDALDTGVRGGPEPEVITREKFGIEIPEA
- a CDS encoding oxygenase MpaB family protein, giving the protein MRSQLDDSSTPVPLGPDSLTWKYFGDWRGMLQGVWAGSMQNMHPGLGAGVEEHSQFFDERWERLYRSLYPIAGVVFDGDRAQQTAEEVRGYHTRIKGVDKLGRRYHALDPDTFYWAHATFFMGTIVTAENFSGGLTEAQKRQLFTEHIQWYRLYGMSMRPVPETWEAFQEYWDHMCRNVLEDNKATRDVLDLSGLGKPPYMTWLPDPLWRLARIPLARGFVWLTVGMYDQPVRDLLGYSWTSRDQKIHNAVGRTVNAVFRLVPWRYRYQPRARAGWDRADGRIPADAPLVHTPARNLPPLEQRDNPMHYSPRV
- a CDS encoding TetR/AcrR family transcriptional regulator, whose translation is MSIEERRATRKATLFDVGVTLLGAVDGPSVNVRAVCKAAGLTERYFYESFTDRDQYVVAVHTFVAERAQSALASAVESETTSEAVATAAVDAFVKLMVDDPAMGRVLLIAPLSEPVLSGRGIESMPAFVDLVYDQLSEIADPVDKQLVAVGLVGALFTLFIGYLDGTIVVDRDRFVRHCVRLLINANQA
- a CDS encoding DNA-formamidopyrimidine glycosylase family protein encodes the protein MPEGDTVWRAANELRAALAEKVLTTCDVRVPRYATVDLSGHRVDSVASRGKHLLIRVGEASIHTHLKMEGQWQIYRPGERWRRPAHQARIILATEDSVAVGFSLGITEILELGQEQEAVGHLGPDLLGTDWDSSVAARNLRAADSVPIGIALLDQRVMAGLGNVYRNEICFLRGIHPKTPTHLAGNLDAIVDLSFRTINVNKSRRIRVTTGDTRPGRQTWVYGRRGKPCRRCGTRIREDTLGPDQLTERNIFFCPACQPFTPDWR